The nucleotide sequence CTTCCTCCCGCAGGAGTTCACACTCTTCAGTAAGGCTCTGAATCTCCTGTTTCAGGGTCGTCCTTTCAGACAAACGCAGGAGAAATATCTCCCGTTTTTGCGATAGTTCAGTAAGCCCACTGTTCCCGGTTAAAACTTCATGTTTCTGTTTCTCCCTCTCCAGGTCATCCAGTTTTCTTTGCAATGCTTCAATATCCTCGACATTCCGAGCCCTTTGCCTGTCGGTCCGCTCAATTCGCTGATCTTCATCCTCCAGGCGGGCCCTCCGTTCAGAAAGCAGGGCTTCAAGCTTCTCGGCTTCTCCCTTTTTCTCACGCACAGTAGTACGTTCATCCTGAGCCTCAACCAGGGCCTGCCGGGCCGCAACAGCCTCAGACCCGAGTTCTTCGATTTCGTTACTCCGCAGCTTCAGGGAGGTATTAAGGCCATCAATTGCCTCAGCTGTTCGAGAAAGCTCCTCAGCGGCCGCGTCAAAACGGCGAATATTGTTCCAGTGGGGTTCCACAAGCCGATGAAGCCGAAGCTGTTCCCTGCGGGACTCAATTGTCTCCCTGTCGGCTTCCAGGGCCTTCAGTAAAGCGTCTGTCTCATTGAGCTGGGCGGACAGCTTCTGCCCCCGTCGGGCTTTCTCCGCAGCCAGGACCATTCCATCCCTGCGTTCCCTGGCCAGGGAGCACCGCTCTCCGGCTTCCGTAAGCTGCTCCAGAACCCGGGACAGGCTCTCTTCGTCGAAGATTCTGATATCATCAATACGCCGGGCTATTTCGGCGCCTTTCTGCTCTTCTTCTTTTGCCCGTTCGTAGGCCAGCCGGGAAAGCTCCGAATAGATAAAACTCCCGGTCATTTTCTCAAGCAGGTCCGCACGCTCACCAGGCCTGGCCTCCAAAAAAGCGGCAAAGGCCCCCTGTGCAAGCAGTACGGACCGGGTAAAGCGGGTAAAATCCAGACCTGTCAGCCGGGATATCCGTTCCGGGACCTCGCTCAATTTGTCTTCTATCAGCTCTTCCGCTGCGGAATCTATCCTGGCAAGCCGCATACGGGGCTGCTGAAAAGCTCCAGTCACGCTTCCTCTGGCCCGATGAACCTCCCAGCGGGAGCGATAGGTTCCCGAGGGCACTTCAAACTCCACTTCCGCCCAGGCCTCAGTGGTGTGTCGGGAAACGAGCTCCAATACCCCGGCTCCGGCGGACTTCCGTTTCTGCAGTCTCGGGGTTTCTCCGTACAGGGCAACGGAGAGCGCATCAAAAATGGTAGATTTGCCTGCCCCGGTAGGTCCGATAACGGCAAAGAGACCGGCATCCACAAAAGGTTCACGGGAGAAATCGATAAAAAACTCCCCTCTTAAGGAGTTAAGATTGATAAAGCGGAGGCTCAGGACCTTCATAATTCTTCCTCCTCCATTCCCGCAGTCAGGTTCTCTTCAGCAATTACCAGCAGCTCCTGATACGCCCGGAGTAATTCATCGTCAGCTTCCTCGCCGCGGGATTCACAACGGCGCTTAAATACCTCCAGAGGAGAAAGCTCGTTCAAATGGAGATCCGCCCCCTCCCAGGAATCTTCCCCGACTCCGTTTCTCGTATAGCGTACCCGGAGAATCTCAAGGCTGAGAGTCGCGGAAGCTTCGTCGATTCTCTCCTGAGCCTCCGGGACCTGGTCAGTCACGCTTATGTCGAGCCACGGGGTGAGTTCTTCACCATGGCCGGCTACATCGTCCAGGTTCCACAGTATTTCAGGCAGGGATCCGGAAAGAGAGACAAGACGCCGGAAAACGGGAACGGGAAACTGCTCAAGAGAGCTGAGCCTGCGGGCATCAAACTCCGCCAGGACAACACTCTTTTGGGTTTCATCCCCAAAATCAAGGGCCAGGGGGGAACCGCTGTAGCGGATGTGTTCATGGCCGCCCACTATCCGGCCGCGGTGAAGATGACCAAGAGCACAGTAATCTGCCGATGAAGGAAAAACAGAAGCATCAACCTGACCAAGACTGCCCACATACAGGTCACGTTCGGAGGAAGAGGTACCGCCGCCTGCAGCCAGAAGATGCCCGGTCACAATAAAAGGGACCTGACTGAAGACAGAAGCAGCCTGGGAAACAGCGCGATAGTGTTCCCGGAGTCCTGCTGTAATAGCGGCGTCCCGCTCATCGAGGCTTTCACCGGCCCGGGGCTGCCGGATGTCCCGTTCCCGCAAAAAAGGAACGCATCCGATACATGCCAGGGGGCGGTCCTTTTCATCCTTCAGAACAAAAAGTTCCTCCTCAGAAGACATGGCGCCCCCAACTACATGGACACGAAAGCGATTCAGAAGTTGACGGGGAGCGTTCAGGGTAGAGACTGAGTCGTGGTTCCCCCCTGTCACCACAGTGCCGCGGCAGGAAGTACGGGAGACCCGATATAAAAAATCGTAATAGAGCTCCAGGGCAGCGTTTGGGGGAGTTCCAGTATCAAAAACATCCCCAGCAATGATTAGCAGGTCAGGAGCTTCGGACCGGGTCAGATCCACGAGCCAGTCAAGGAACAGCCGCTGCTCTTCCAGGCGGCTGCGGTCAAAAAGCCGGTGCCCAAGATGCAGATCCGAGGTATGCAGTAGTTTCACGTATCCTCCGGAGCATATTGTAGAGGAGAGGTGTATAAACAGACAAGGAGTTTCAAAAAAAATAACCCTCAGGGAAAGGAGGTAAAACCCTGAGGGGAAATAAAAGCATGTGGGCCTGGTTACCGGGACTATTTCGGATCCCGTTAACACCCGTAAAATATTTTATGCTCTAACTATAATGATAAACAATATAATAATCCATAGGTTACACTTGAATTTCCTCAGAATTTTAGCGTAAACAACCTTTTTGGAGTAATTATGGAAGATTAGAATCTCAGAGGCGCATCTAAGGGGAGGATGCTCTGTGCCTCGACCCGGGAAAACTTGTCTGCTGCCGAGGGAAAGGTGTCATCCTGGGTAAAGGTGAGGATATCATCCTCCCCGTTTCCCCGGGCAAAGCGCATAATCGGCTGATTCAGTGCTCCAAGGATCTCCCTGGTGTAAAATCCACGCTCCCGGGTTAAATACTGGAAAAAGGAGGAGTTCGCCAGGGGTTCCGGACTGCCGTCCTCGCGATACACATAGCCTGCCGCATCCAGTATCTGTTCAAAGGGGCTTTTTGAGTAGTGGAACACCCTGGAAAGCGGTATATCCTTCCGAAGCAGCTGGGCACTCTGAAGCTCTTTACCAATGGCGGATACCAGAGTATGTACCTGCGTATAATCCAGAGAGGTCCGGAATATCATGACGGCGATATCCGTGCTGACAGTGTTCCTGGAAAGAATGGCCGGAATATCGTAATTCACAATGTACAGGCCCTTAAAGCGTTTGATACTCTGCCCGCAGAGCAGGAAGAAGTCCTCCTGGGGAACCCATATACGAAAAAGCTCCTCGGAGGACAATCCAAGGACTTGCAGGGCATCATAGGCCCCGATAATCTTTTCCGTCGCCCCGGCTCCGCAGATGGAGACAAAAGAGGCCCTCATGCCGGGGGTAAATGCTGCGTAACCGCGGCGGGCAAAGAAGATCCGGACATGGTAATGGCGTTCAACTATCCGCCGCTCCATCAGAAAATCCCCGGGGATATTGGCAAGATACGTGAGTTCTATGGCATCCCGGAAGGAAGGATTCTCATAAACAACCCGCATGATACGGCTTTCGACCTTGATGCCATTGGTTTCGGGCCGCAGGTAAAGAAACACATCCTGACAGACATTCCCGTGGCAGGCAGGTTTAAAAGGAACCAGGACTGTCGGTTTTTCCATAGGAATATACTACTACCGGCCCCGTCGCGGGGCAATTCAAACTTTCCAGCAGGTTCAGTCGTTCTTGAACAGCATCGGCTGGTGGGTAGCGCCGATTACATCCCGCCACAGGGGACCTTCCGGATCTACGGTATTGCGCTTGTTTATGGCGATCTCAATGGGAAGATGCACAAAGGTGTTATTCACCATACTTATCAGGGTCTTGGTCCTTCCTGACATTGCGGCATGAACGGCGTGTGTTCCCAGACGGGCGCAGTAGATAGAATCGTTGGGATTGGCCGGGGCGGAGCGGATCATATAGCTGGGATCAATATACTTGATATTGACCTCCATACGCTGTTTTTCAAAGTATTCCCGAAAGGCATTCTTTAAAAAGAGACCGATATCCCCAAGAACCTTGTTGCCGGAAAGATCCTTCTCCTCCTCTGACTCCACGTAATGCTGCCCCGCCCCTTCGGCCACAAGAATAACCGCATGGTTTCTCAGTTCCAGGCGACGCTTCAGGGCCGCGAAAAGCCCCTTTTCTCCCTCAAGATCAAAATCAATCTCCGGAATCAGTACAAAGTTTACATCATTAATCGCCATGGCAGTATTAGCGGCAATAAAACCGGATTCTCGTCCCATGACTTTAACCAGACCAATACCGTTTATCGCATCATGGGCTTCCGTATGGGCGCTGGATACGGCGGCCACTGCTTCCGATACAGCGGTTTCAAAGCCGAAAGATTTCTGGATAAAGGAAAGATCGTTGTCAATTGTCTTGGGAATACCTATGATGGAAATCTTCTGGTTACGCCGTTCCAGCTCCTCGGCAATGTAATAAGCCCCGTGCTGGGTCCCGTCTCCCCCGATAGTAAAGAGCATGTTCAGGTTCATTCGCTCGATGGAGTCGCAGATAGCCTCGATATCCGCACTGCCCCGGGAGGACCCGAGAATTGTCCCCCCTTTGGTGTGAATATCGTCGACTATATCCGGATCAAGGGGCATTACCGGAATGCCGTACTGGGGCAGAAAACCACGGTAGCCGTTGCGTATACCGGATATTCGGTGAATCCCGTAGCTGTACCAGAGAGTTCGCACCAGAGAGCGTATAACATTGTTCAATCCCGGGCAGAGTCCGCCGCAGGTCACGATTCCCGCATGCACATGTCCTGGGGAGAAAAAGATCTTTTCACGTGGTCCGGCCTTTTCCAGGAGGTCTCTGGAGGTATATTCAAAGGTATATTTTCCTGGTTTGGCATCAATATTATAGAGTATAAACTCGTCGTCCTTTACATAGTTGGCCATATTGTCCCCAATCTTCGTAGACATCTTAAGAGGGGACGTTATCTTTGCTTCTCCAAGCCTGGGAGCAGTAAAATTAAGGGAGTTCACACGAGCCTCCTGCACTGGTTGTGAGTCGCTGTATTGTAGAAAACAAAATAATAAGTATCAAGCAGGAACGAACCGGTCCGAACATCACTGAAAGGTATAAGTTTTTTTCGATTTTTGTTTCAAACTGACACCCTAACTGCTATATTGAGAATATAAATTATTAAGCGAAAGGTACGGTGCAGAATGGCTGATAAAGTGATAGTTATCGGTGCGGGGTTTTCCGGTCTGGCAACGGCCGCTATTCTGGCTCACAAGGGGTACAGTGTTACTCTTCTTGAAAAGAATTCCACTACCGGAGGCCGGGCCAGAGAATGGAAAACCGGTGGCTTTACCTTCGACATGGGACCTTCATGGTATCTGATGCCGGAAGTCTTTGACACCTTCTTTGAATATCTGGGAAAAAAGAGGGAAGATTATTTTAACCTTCATCAGCTTTCCAACTATTACAAGGTCTTTTTTGAGAATGCCGACGCGGTAACCATTACCAGCAATCTGGAAGATACAAAAAAGCTCTTCGACAGCTTCGAACCCCTGGCGGGCCTGCGTCTGCAGAAATACCTGGATCAGGCACAATATAAATACGATATAGCCATGAAGGAGTTTCTCTACAAGGAATACCGTTCGGTGTTCCAGTTCTTTAACCGGCGTATAATCCAGGAAGGGCTTAAACTGAATCTCTTCAGCGACATGGACTCCTTTGTAGCTGGCTTCTTTAAGGATACGAGGGCGCAACAAATTCTTGAATACGCCATGGTATTTCTTGGAACCAGCCCGAAGGACGCGCCGGCGCTCTACTCCATTATGTCCCACGTGGATTTAAACCTGGGAGTCTATTATCCGGAAGGCGGTATGGCCGGAGCTGTCGCGGGTTTCCGCAAGCTGGCAGAGGATTGCGGTGCAGAAATTCTGACGGATAAAAACGTCACCGGTTATGAATACGACCGGGACAGAATTACTGCGGTTGTATGCGGGGAGAAACGCTACCCCGCCGATCTTGTTGTAAACAGTGCCGACTACCATCACGCCGAATCAGACCTGTTAACACAACAATACCGGCGTTACAGTCCCAGATACTGGAACTCCCGGGTTGTGGCCCCCTCAATGTTCAGTATTTATCTGGGAGTTAACCGGCGCTTGAATAAACTTGAGCACCACAACCTCTATTTTTCTGAGGACTGGAACCATCACTTTGATCAAATCTTCAAGAAACCACAGTGGCCGTCCAATCCCTGTTTTTACCTGAGCTGCAATTCAAAGACGGATACTACCTCCGCTCCTCCGGGGAGCGAAAATGTTTTTATCCTTGTCCCCGTGGCGCCCGGTCTGGACGACAATGATACCCGGCGCGAGAATTACGCCGAAGAGGTGCTTACCCATATAGAGAAGGTCACTGGAGAAGACCTGCACAGCGACATAGCAGTGCGCCGTATTTACAGCCACCGGGATTTCCGCGCCGACTATAACGCCTTCAAGGGGACAGCTCTGGGGCTCTCCCATACCCTTTTTCAGACCGCCGTATTCAGACCCTCTCACCAGTCAGCAAAACTCAAAAACCTTTTTTACACCGGTCAGTTTACCCATCCAGGGGTTGGCGTCCCCATGACTTTGATCTCGGGCCAGATAGTTGCAGAGGAAATAGAAAAAAACCGGTGAGAACGGGTTGGAGCATAGCGAGGAAAAATGGATCAACATCTGCAGGCCAAAAAACTGCACAGGGATATTTTTAAAGCCGGAAGCAAAACCTATTTTAATTCAAGCCTCTTTTTTCCAAAGAATGTACGGGATGAAGTCTTTATCCTCTACGCCTTTGTGCGCGTGGCCGACAATTATGTCGACTCAGTTCCCCAGGATGCGGAGGGCTTTGCGCGTTTCAGGGAAAGCTACCTCCGCGGCATAAGCGGAGAAGTAACGGGTGATCCTGTTATCGACAGTTTTGTGGAACTGGCGGAGTTGCGGAAATTCGATCCCCGCTGGACCGAGGCCTTTTTTAATTCCATGGAAATGGACCTTCACAAGAAGAACTACAACAGTCTCCAGGAAACCCTGGAATACATTTACGGTTCAGCCGAAGTTATAGGCCTCTTCATGGCCCGCATTATGGGATTATTACCGGAGGCTGATCATGCAGCCTGCCTACTGGGACGCTCAATGCAGTATATAAACTTCATCCGCGACATTGCGGAGGATAACAGTCTTGGACGGCGCTATCTTCCCCTTGAGGATAGCGGTCTTGACTCCCTTGCGGAGGGGGAAACCCGGTCGAAACCGGAACACTTTCTTAACTTTATGAAACAGCAGACCAGGCGCTACAAGGAGTGGCAAAAAGGGGCAGAGACCGGTTACGCCCTTATTCCCCGCAGATACCGCGTACCAATCAAGACTGCAGGAGACATGTATACCTGGAGTGCAAAGATCATCGAAAAGGATCCTTTTATTGTTTATCAAAGAAAGGTCAAGCCTTCCCGGCTCCGCATCGTGTCCTCAATTGCCGTCAATATTTTACGGGCTTGATGGTTAAGCCATGAACCTGTATCTGTTGATCAACATTCTGGTGGTGTTTTTTCCGCTTTCTCCTCTCCTTTGACCGGCGCGTTGTCTTCTACCGTCAATGGTCGGCGGTCCTTCCGGCAATTCTGATGGTTGCTGCGGTTTTCATTGCTCAGGATATTCACGCCACAGCGCAGGGGCACTGGAGCTTTTCTCCCCGTTTTGCCGGAACACTGAAAAATCCTGGGGCTTCCTCCGGGGGAGTGGCTCTTTTTCCTGACAGTCCCCTTCGCTTCCCTCTTTGTGTATGCCTGCGTCAGAGGATATCAGCGGGAACGGACCCTGCCGATACCCCGCATAACAGGCCTGGTACTGACGGGGGCGGCCCCTCATAACAGCCGTTGTTTCCCGTAGCCTGGATTATACACAATGGGTTATGCTTCTTACGGCCCTTGCCTTCCTTGTATTATGGCTTCTTCAGCCCCTGCTGCTGCGCAGTCTCCACTTCTGGACGGCCATCAGTATCAGCTATCTTGCCTTTGCCATTGTAAACGGAATACTTACGGCTGTTCCGGTGGTTATCTATTCTCAGGAAGCAAACTCAGGGATTCGCCTTGGATCGATTCCCCTGGAAGATTTCTTCTACAGCTTTGCCCTCCTGAGTCTCAATTTCTCCCTTTTTCGCCTTTTCCTCGATGGAGGCGCCCGTTCCTTTCCTGAGGACGGCTGTGTTGCAGGACCGGGAGGTAAAGGTTCAACCAGAACCCCGGCAACGGCGTATCGGTTCCTGGACCGGAATGGCTGATCAGATGAGAAAGAAGGCCATTGTAGCAGGAGCTGGCCTGGGGGGAATTGCAGCCGCGGGACGTCTGGCCGCTGCGGGTTTCAGCGTGGATGTCTTCGAACAGGCCGCCTGTCCCGGAGGCAAAGCGGGCAGTGAGCTTATCGGTGCTTACCGTTTTGATACCGGACCGAGCCTTCTTACCATGCCCTTTGTATTCGATGAATGGTTCTCCGCCTTGGGTATGCGGCGCTCCGAGTCCCTGGGATTCGTAGCTCTCTCTCCCATAACCCGCTACTTTTTCAGTGACGGGAGCCGCCTGCAGAGCTACAGCGAACGGGAGCTTCTGTTGGAAGAGATTCGGGCAAACACCAGAGAGAACCCGGACCGCCTTGATAATTATCTTGCCGCCTGCGAAAGGATTTACACAACAGCAGGAAATATCTTTCTTCGTCACAGTCTGCATGAGACAGAAACCTACCGCTCCCGGGAATTCCTGCGTGCCCTTCCGAGACTCCCCTTTATCGGCGCCCTGACAAGCATGGATGCGATCAACCGCCGCTATTTCAAGGACCCGAAGATCGTTCAGCTCTTCAACCGCTACGCGACCTACAATGGATCAAGCCCCTACAAAACACCGGGGACCATGACCTTGATCCCCCATGTAGAGTACAATCTGGGGACCTTTGGCGTTGAGGGAGGAATATATTCAATCCCCCGGAGCATGGTCGCTGCAGCTCAGGAAAGTGGGGTGAATTTTTACTTTTCCAGCCCCGTCGAGAAAATCCTCACAGAAGGGGACAACGTCACCGGTGTTCGGGTGGGCGGAGAAAGGATTACATCCCCAATAGTAATCAGCAATGCCGATGTCTTAAGCACCTACGAAAAACTTCTCGCTTTGCCCCGGGCAAAAGAGGCAGAGCGCTATCGCCGTCTGGAACCCTCATCCTCCGGGATTGTGTTCTACTGGGGCCTGGGGCGCAGCTTTTCACAGCTGGGCCTGCACAACATCTTTTTCGCCTCGGATTACCCGGCGGAATTCCGCTGGATATTCGGTAAAGGCGAAATCCCTGAAGATCTGACAATCTACATCAACATAACATCAAAACTCAGTACCTCAGACGCCCCTGAAGGCGGGGAAAACTGGTTTGTACTGATAAATGCTCCGGCCGATCGCGGTCAGGACTGGCTGGCCATCAAGGAGAAAATACGAGGCAAGGTACTTGCCATCCTCTCTTCACGGCTGGGGACGGATATTCTCCCCCTCATTGAAGCAGAGGGAAGCCTTACACCTCCTGAGATCGAATCCCGGACATCAAGCACCCATGGAAGTCTCTACGGCATTGCGTCAAACAGCATCTCCGCTGCCTTCCGCCGACACCGTAACAGGAGCCGTCACCCCGGGGGTCTCTACTTCTGCGGCGGAAGCGCCCACCCCGGAGGAGGAATGCCTCTGGTCGTTCTTTCAGGGACCATCGCAGCAGAACTCGTAATCAGGGACTGGAGCCGTTTATGAGTTTTCACAAAGTAATCATGGACTATCGCATCGCAGGACTTGTTATCGCTGTCTTCTACGCGGTCGGCATCGCGGGGCACATCTATCCGCCGACTCTGCCCTTGATGATCCGCCTGACTCCCTGGGTGCTTCTGTTGTTTGGACTTCTGGTTATACTTCAAGTAAATCCCGGACCGCCCGGGCGGGCGGCTATCTGGATAGTCTGCACCTATCTGTTCACCTTTTCCATGGAAGCCCTGGGTGTTGCCACCGGTAATGTTTTCGGCGACTACCGCTACGGTTCAAGTCTTGGGTTCCAGCTCTTTGAGGTACCCCTGGTAATCGGTTTCAACTGGACGATAATTGTCCTGGCCATCTCCGGGGAGGTGTACCACGTTGTCCGAAGCCCCCTGTTGGGTGCTCTGCTTACTGGTGGAGGAGCGGTTCTGTTTGACTGGGTCATGGAGCCTGCGGCGATCTCCCTGGTCTACTGGCATTGGGAACAGGGGGTAATTCCGCTGCAGAATTACCTTGCCTGGTTCGCAATTGCCGCTCTGTGCTCCTGGAGTTTTCACAGGCTCCGCATACACAGCGCTTCGCGCCTGGGGGCCCTCTACGTCCTGATACAGCTGGTCTTTTTTATTGTTCTGCGGATAACAGGGACTCAATTTCCGTAAATTGACTGGATTCACTCCGCCGGAGATTGTAGAATAAAAGAGTGGAAAGATTCTACAAAAATGAGAAACCAAAACACGTGGGCAAGCTGGGGCGGTACAGAAGTATAATTGGGAAACTGATTGCTTACGGGTTTGAAGATTTCCTTATCCGGCTTGGTCTGGTCAAAGGACCGGGCATCGTAAGAAAACTCCAGCACCGCCGCGGTGCCGCAGTATCTCACAAGGACCCCATGGCGATCCGGCTGCGCTACATGCTGGAAGATCTGGGCCCTACCTTTATTAAGCTCGGACAGATACTGAGCCTCCGCACAGATATTCTGCCCGAGGATTACACAGCAGAGCTGAGCCAGCTGCAGACCGACGCTTTGCCTCTTCCCTCAAAGGAGATCCGCTCGGAAATTGAGTGGAGTTTTAAGCGCAGTATAGACCAGGTTTTCAGGGAGTTTCAGGATGAACCCATTGCTTCCGCTTCAATTGCACAGGTTCACCGCGGAGTTACCATGGAAGGCGCCGAGGTTGCTATAAAGGTACGGCGCCCGGGAATTACGAACCTGGTGGAGACCGACCTGAGCATCCTGAGGGACCTGGCCCAGCTTGCCGAACGCTACCTGCCCTCCATGAAAATCTACGGCCCGGTAAAAATTGTCGACGAGTTCTCCCGCAGTATTAAAATGGAACTGGACTTTTTCCACGAGGGCAGAGCCTTTGACCTGTTCCGAAAAAGCTTTTCCAAAGAAGAGGGAATCATCATTCCAAAAGTCTATTGGGACTATTCCAACTCCCGGGTCCTTACCATGGAGTATGTTCACGGAACTACCGTGGGAGAATATATTGAAGAGCAGCACAGCAGGGAAGAACGGCGCTATTATGCCGACCTTGGGGTCCATTACATTCTGACCCAGATATTTAAATTCGGTTTCTTTAACGCGGATCCCCATCCCGGTAATTTTATAGTAACGCCGGAGGGAAAACTCTCCCCCCTGGATTTTGGTATGGTCGGCTTTATTGACCGCCATATGAAGGAGGCCCTGTTCGCCATCTTTGAGGCATTTGTACGCAGGGATCCGAACAAGATCGTCCAGACTTTTCTGCGAATGGATTTTATCGAGGAAGAAACATCCATTCACGATCTTCGTCATGATCTGAACAATCTGATTAATTATTATTACAGTATTCCCGTTTCACACATTCGGGCAGGGAAAATCATCGAAGACCTGTCCAGGATTATTCGGACCTTCCACATATCCCTTCCGGCAGATTTAGCCCTTACCTTCAAGGTTATACTTACTGCCGAAGGATTGGGACGCGAACTGGACCCGGATTATAACATCATTAAAGCAGCAGAACCCTTTTTGCAGCAATACATGTTCGAACGACTGCGGCCCAAAGAACGGTTCACGGACACACTGGATTTCCTGACGGAGGCTGGTACCTTTGCCCGCAGTTTTCCCAATGACGCCAGTATGATCATGAAAAAACTCCGGGCGGGCAAGCTGAAACTGGAGGTGGAAATAAAGGGCCTGGATACCACTACCAGAGAACTGGATAAATCCTTCAACCGCCTGGCCTTCAGTATCATAATCGCAGGACTTTTGATTGGGTCTTCCTTCATGAACCAGTTTGAAGGGGGATTAAAGGTCTTCGGATTCTCCATTATCGCCCTTGGAGGTTACTTTGTAGCCGGAATACTGGGGCTCTGGCTTATTATCGGGATTATCCGATCGGGAAGAATATGAAATCAGATTATACCTTTCGGGAAAAATTATACTCCGCAAAGGAAGTAAGTATACTTAAAAAGTCCGGATAATCTGAAGGAAGCCTGTCGATTTCAGAGAGTATTCTGCTCTGGTATGCCTGAAGGAGAGTTTCAACCTCCTCCAGAACACCGGTCTGTTCCAGTTTTTTCCGCACAAAGGTAATATCCCCGGGACTGACCTTCGGAGCGCCCACAAGACGAACAACCTGGTTCCTCTCGGCTTCAGATAAGCGGTTCAGCAGTTTAACGTAGAAGATGGTCTGCTTTCCCTCGTTCAGGTCCGTTCCCACGGGCTTGCCTATTTCCTGCTGATTCCCGAAAAGCCCGAGCTCGTCATCCCGGATCTGAAATATAACCCCCAGATGCTCTCCCAAACGACTCAAAATCCCGAGGGATCTGTCATCTGCTCCTCCAAGAAGAGCGCCGGCCATCAGGGGCAGAGAGAAGGTATAGCGTCCTGTCTTGTGCACATAGAGGGAGATGACCTCATCTTCTGCAGGCGGCTCCGGTAAAACACCTGCCCGTATATCCTGCATCTGGCCGAGGCCAACACCGGCCATCTCCCGGGAACAGAGAGTCATCAGCTTTCCAAGCACCGTGTAATGCGCCTGTATGGAAGAGAGGATCTCGTATCCCAGAAAAAAGGCGATATCACCGACACAGATCCCCAGGGACTCACCTGTCCGTTCAGGGTCAAAGGCTCTGTCATTCTTTAAATCCTCTGTAAACTGCACGTGCATGGCCGGGTTCCCCCGCCTTAAGGGATCCCGGTCCATAATGTCATCGTGAATCAAGAGGGCGGACTGAAACAGTTCCATTACAGAA is from Marispirochaeta sp. and encodes:
- a CDS encoding AarF/ABC1/UbiB kinase family protein — its product is MERFYKNEKPKHVGKLGRYRSIIGKLIAYGFEDFLIRLGLVKGPGIVRKLQHRRGAAVSHKDPMAIRLRYMLEDLGPTFIKLGQILSLRTDILPEDYTAELSQLQTDALPLPSKEIRSEIEWSFKRSIDQVFREFQDEPIASASIAQVHRGVTMEGAEVAIKVRRPGITNLVETDLSILRDLAQLAERYLPSMKIYGPVKIVDEFSRSIKMELDFFHEGRAFDLFRKSFSKEEGIIIPKVYWDYSNSRVLTMEYVHGTTVGEYIEEQHSREERRYYADLGVHYILTQIFKFGFFNADPHPGNFIVTPEGKLSPLDFGMVGFIDRHMKEALFAIFEAFVRRDPNKIVQTFLRMDFIEEETSIHDLRHDLNNLINYYYSIPVSHIRAGKIIEDLSRIIRTFHISLPADLALTFKVILTAEGLGRELDPDYNIIKAAEPFLQQYMFERLRPKERFTDTLDFLTEAGTFARSFPNDASMIMKKLRAGKLKLEVEIKGLDTTTRELDKSFNRLAFSIIIAGLLIGSSFMNQFEGGLKVFGFSIIALGGYFVAGILGLWLIIGIIRSGRI
- a CDS encoding polyprenyl synthetase family protein; the protein is MKEFFALRKKAIYNFLKDFLNRRAPELAAVNPMGTSVADRLLGYSREGKMIRGGLAALGQGLFSGNVDREADKLGSVMELFQSALLIHDDIMDRDPLRRGNPAMHVQFTEDLKNDRAFDPERTGESLGICVGDIAFFLGYEILSSIQAHYTVLGKLMTLCSREMAGVGLGQMQDIRAGVLPEPPAEDEVISLYVHKTGRYTFSLPLMAGALLGGADDRSLGILSRLGEHLGVIFQIRDDELGLFGNQQEIGKPVGTDLNEGKQTIFYVKLLNRLSEAERNQVVRLVGAPKVSPGDITFVRKKLEQTGVLEEVETLLQAYQSRILSEIDRLPSDYPDFLSILTSFAEYNFSRKV